The region TCGAATCGCCAAACACGCCAACAGGCACAAAGCGAATACGGTTTTATTCAATATCTTTCTCCTGCAGACTAGTCCTTAATTGGGCACCACGATAGGCATCTTCGCATCGACTGTGTTAAGCCACTTTGCCAGCTTTTCTCGCAGCCGATCGGCTAGATGTGGGTTCGTTTTGAGGACGTTAGCTTTTTCCATCGGGTCCGTCTTAAGATTGAACAAGGCGTCATCAATCAAGCCGTGCCCCTGATAGAACTTCCAATCGTCTTGAAGAATAGCGCTGCCCATGTAATAGGTCACTTCCATCCTGTTGTGCGGGAAGTGCCAGTAGAGGGCATCCCGTTCCAGTCTGTGTTTTCCTTGGAACAGTGGCATTAGGTCTTTCCCTTCGAGTTGCTTGAAATGTGCCGCGGTCCCGCCTGCGGCGTGCACGAAGGTCGGAAAAAAGTCCATGCTGGTGATTGGCACTTCACATGTTGTACCGGCCTCGATTACCCCGGGCCAAGCTACAACCATCGGAACGCGAAGTCCTCCTTCTAGAAGTGATGCCTTCTTGTCGGCGAGCCATGATGTCGGTTTGTGGCCGCCGTTGTCGGAATAGAAGATAAGCAGAGTATTGCCGAGTGTGCCGGTCGATCTAAGTGTGGCGACAACCTTCCCGACTGCATTGTCCATGCTTTCTAGCATCGCCAGGTAGGCATTTCCGTCGTTCTTCTTTACCAAGTCACGCGGAGCTTTGATTGGTGTGTGGACCGAGTAAAACCATAACGTCAAATGAAAGGGCTTGTCGCGGTGTCTTTGAATAAAGGAGGCAGCTTCGTCACCTAGCCGATCGGTCAGGTATTCGCCTGGTTTTCGGTTGGTGATCGTTCCATTGCGATAGGGATCAAACCATGACTTCGGTTGTCCCAAAGCGCAGCCACCAATGTTGGTGTCAAATCCGTAGTGTTCAGGATGCCACGCAGAATTGACGATTCCATTCTTGGTATCGACCGAACCTTGTCCGGCAAGGTGCCACTTTCCGATGAAGCCAGTAGTGTAACCCTGCTTCTTAAGTTCCCGAGCATAGCTTGGTAAGCCTAGCGGTAGATGGTCAAGGGATTCTGCATCTCTTGGTCCACCCTTAGGGCCTGGACGCTCTCGATCAGCTTTGCCTGGGACGTGTGTCGTTAGGCCAATCTGCGCTGGCGACATGCCAGTAATGCATGCTGCACGTGTCGGCGAGCAGACCGAGGCGGCGGAATAAGCCCTGGTAAATACCATGCCGCTTTTGGCAAGTTGCTCGAGATTGGGCGTGTTGATCTCAGGATTGCTTCCGTCATAGTCAACCCAGCCTGGTCCTAAATCATCGGCCATAATGAACACGATATTCGGCTTGGGCGTTTCCGCGGAGGCAAACGAAGCAAAACAAATGCACACAGCGAAACAAAGTGACGAGGTAAAATTCTTCATGTTTCGCTCCCAAAGTGTGAGTGATTCCGAGTGACGGAGCAACTGTTTCTGATTTCGAGAGTCCCTCGCGTGAACGATAGGCTATCGTTCCTGGGGGTCGGCAAGGTTGATTTCTCTTTGATCGCTGCCCATGGTGCGTACATCGCCCAGTTCTGCTCGAATTGATTCAGCTTGTTTTAATAGGCGAGCAACAACTCTTGGATGTCGTTGGGCGACGTTTCTCTTTTCTTCAACGTCATTTTTCAGGTCGAATAGCTGTGGTTCTCTTAGTGTGACGAAACCTTTCTTCTTGCTTGGCTTCTTCGACCAGAATGGCTGGTCCGCGACTGTGCGTGGCAAGTGGAGTTTCCAATGTCCTTCTCGCACAGCCTGAAGATTTGTACCGTTGTAATAGTAGAGAAACTTGTGCGGTGTGTCGGTTTGTTTGCCCTGCAGAATTGGCAGTATGTTATACCCATCAAGCTTGCGGTCGCCGGGAACTGTGACGCCTGCCAGGTTGCAAAACAGTGGAAGCAAATCCATGCTGGTAAGAGTCGTATCTGAGACCTGCCTGGCCGGAATGTTGCCTGGCCAGCGGAATATACCGGGCACGCGATGCCTGCCCTCCATCGTGCAATACTTCCCGCCGTTTAACCCTCCCGTAGATCCGGGACCGGTCGGGCCGTTATCTGAGGTAAATACCACCAATGTGTTGTCATCGACGCCTGCATCATGGAGCGCCGTCATAATAAGTCCCGTGCTGTCGTCGAGTTCTTTAATGAAGTCGCCGTATTTTCCTTTGGAAGATGTTCCGACGAAATCTTCGCTTGGTTTCAGCGGGGAATGCACGATGTGGTGCGAGACATAGATGAAGAATGGTTGTTCCTTCTGTCGCTCGATGAATTCGACGACTTCATCGGCATAGCGTTTCGTTAGCTCATCGCATGATACATTGCGTTGCTCAACTTCTTTGCCGCGATAAAGTGTGTTGTGATTTGGACCGCGTGCTTGCGAGTAGTTACTTGGGATGCCTAGGTGCTCGTCGAACCCTGCGTCGAGCGGATGCGAGCCTTCAACTTCCATTCCCAGGTGCCATTTGCCGACCATTAATGAACGGTATCCGGCCTTTTTCAGCAATTCTGGAATGGTAATTTCTCCCGAGGGGAAGCCGTAGTTGTTGTACTTGCCGACGCCTTCATTTCGGGCAACAGGGATTCCGCAGCGTGTCGGATAACGCCCTGATAAGAGTGCTGCTCGGGACGGGCTACATACGTTGGCAGGCACGAAGAAGTCTGTACTACGGAATCCATCCGCAGCCAGGCTATCGAGGTGAGGCGTTTTAACGCCGGTTAGACC is a window of Bremerella sp. TYQ1 DNA encoding:
- a CDS encoding sulfatase, which gives rise to MKNFTSSLCFAVCICFASFASAETPKPNIVFIMADDLGPGWVDYDGSNPEINTPNLEQLAKSGMVFTRAYSAASVCSPTRAACITGMSPAQIGLTTHVPGKADRERPGPKGGPRDAESLDHLPLGLPSYARELKKQGYTTGFIGKWHLAGQGSVDTKNGIVNSAWHPEHYGFDTNIGGCALGQPKSWFDPYRNGTITNRKPGEYLTDRLGDEAASFIQRHRDKPFHLTLWFYSVHTPIKAPRDLVKKNDGNAYLAMLESMDNAVGKVVATLRSTGTLGNTLLIFYSDNGGHKPTSWLADKKASLLEGGLRVPMVVAWPGVIEAGTTCEVPITSMDFFPTFVHAAGGTAAHFKQLEGKDLMPLFQGKHRLERDALYWHFPHNRMEVTYYMGSAILQDDWKFYQGHGLIDDALFNLKTDPMEKANVLKTNPHLADRLREKLAKWLNTVDAKMPIVVPN